Proteins encoded together in one Phoenix dactylifera cultivar Barhee BC4 unplaced genomic scaffold, palm_55x_up_171113_PBpolish2nd_filt_p 001357F, whole genome shotgun sequence window:
- the LOC120108488 gene encoding xyloglucan endotransglucosylase/hydrolase protein 31-like, with the protein MAEVPSIHRTEILKQIAVDYCPEVCHHSPEAGEIHVTYDHRGGARWRSPARFRHGTFGARIRCPAGNTSGLNFNIYLSSLEGDKSQDEIDFEFLGKDKTSVQTNFYTTGAGCREIIHPLGFDASEDFHEYLIRWEPDRIEWLVDGAVIREEVRKDGEPWPEKPMFLYASVWDASYIDEGRWTGRYIGCDAPYVCSYKDVMVPIESIVIEEEESKYKYLSHCLVCMVFPCVCVC; encoded by the coding sequence ATGGCGGAGGTCCCATCGATCCACCGCACGGAGATCTTGAAGCAGATCGCGGTGGACTACTGCCCGGAGGTATGCCACCACTCCCCGGAGGCCGGCGAGATCCACGTCACCTACGACCACCGCGGCGGCGCCCGGTGGCGCTCCCCGGCCCGCTTCCGCCACGGCACCTTCGGCGCCCGCATCCGCTGCCCGGCCGGCAACACCAGCGGCCTCAACTTCAACATCTACCTCTCCTCCCTCGAGGGCGACAAGTCCCAGGACGAGATCGACTTCGAGTTCCTCGGCAAGGACAAGACCTCCGTCCAGACCAACTTCTACACAACCGGCGCCGGCTGCCGCGAGATCATCCACCCTCTCGGCTTCGACGCCTCCGAGGACTTCCACGAGTACCTCATCCGCTGGGAGCCGGACCGGATCGAGTGGCTGGTGGACGGCGCGGTGATCCGAGAGGAGGTGAGGAAGGACGGGGAGCCATGGCCGGAGAAGCCCATGTTCCTCTACGCCTCCGTGTGGGACGCCAGTTACATCGACGAAGGGCGGTGGACTGGACGGTACATTGGGTGCGACGCGCCCTATGTTTGCAGCTACAAGGACGTGATGGTTCCCATCGAGAGCATTGTGATCGAGGAGGAGGAAAGCAAGTATAAGTATTTGTCTCACTGTTTGGTTTGTATGGTTTTTCCTTGCGTATGTGTTTGTTGA
- the LOC103716863 gene encoding arogenate dehydratase 1-like: protein MASSAPPLKFPNYLPSSTKKRREFVDLPSIAPAGRSRRPSTVVVAGINGHPQINGSGALRVAFQGAPGAYSEFAAKTACPACTTVPCRAFADAISAVERGRADRAILPVESTMEGTALRNYDLLLRHDLRIVQEINLFVHYCLLAMPGVLPGELRRVISHPMALAHCGRALAQLGLRREPVEDTAGAVEMLRSNHLLDTAAIASPRAAVLYGLDVLAHGLQDESWNVTRFLLLSKTTTGPPHKPDGGGAGLKTSLVVAHRGSSMVALLKVLSAFSKRNINLTKLEVINSSNEREAPVMILDVRGRGSLRAFPHVLYVDFEGSMEDSKVKEAIDEISSFSVFVRILGCYAADPNIYDLQ, encoded by the coding sequence ATGGCTTCTTCAGCTCCCCCTCTAAAATTCCCCAACTATTTACCCTCTtccacaaagaagagaagagagttcGTAGATTTACCATCGATTGCCCCGGCCGGCCGGAGTCGGAGGCCATCGACGGTGGTCGTCGCCGGCATCAACGGCCACCCCCAGATCAACGGCTCCGGCGCCCTCCGCGTGGCCTTCCAGGGAGCCCCGGGCGCCTACAGCGAGTTCGCGGCCAAGACGGCGTGCCCGGCCTGCACCACCGTCCCCTGCCGTGCCTTCGCCGACGCGATATCCGCCGTGGAGCGCGGCCGCGCCGACCGCGCCATCCTCCCCGTGGAGAGCACCATGGAGGGTACCGCCCTCAGGAACTAcgacctcctcctccgccacgaTCTCCGCATCGTCCAGGAGATCAACCTCTTCGTCCATTACTGCCTCCTCGCGATGCCGGGCGTCCTCCCCGGCGAGCTCCGTCGCGTCATCAGCCACCCCATGGCCCTGGCCCACTGCGGCCGCGCCCTCGCCCAGCTCGGCCTTCGCCGCGAGCCCGTCGAGGACACCGCCGGCGCCGTCGAGATGCTCCGCTCCAACCACCTGCTCGACACCGCCGCCATCGCCAGCCCCCGCGCTGCCGTCCTCTACGGCCTCGACGTCCTCGCCCATGGGCTCCAGGATGAGTCATGGAACGTCACCCGCTTCCTCCTCCTGTCGAAGACCACCACCGGACCGCCCCACAAACCCGACGGTGGCGGGGCCGGGCTGAAGACGAGCCTGGTCGTCGCCCACCGTGGCAGCTCCATGGTGGCGCTGCTGAAAGTCCTCTCGGCGTTCTCGAAACGAAACATCAATCTCACCAAGCTGGAGGTGATCAATTCGTCGAACGAACGGGAGGCGCCCGTCATGATACTGGACGTGAGAGGGAGGGGGTCGCTGAGGGCTTTCCCCCATGTTTTATATGTGGATTTCGAGGGCTCCATGGAGGATTCCAAGGTAAAGGAGGCCATTGATGAGATCTCTTCCTTCTCGGTGTTTGTTCGGATTCTTGGCTGCTACGCAGCCGATCCTAATATCTATGATCTTCAATAG